The Stigmatopora argus isolate UIUO_Sarg chromosome 1, RoL_Sarg_1.0, whole genome shotgun sequence genome segment GATTTATCAAGAGATGAATTATGAACAGGAAATAGTTCAATACATCAGGCAAATTAACATTGCAGCAGTAATGTCGCTAAGAGGATATCGAGGGAGTGCTCATATTAAAAAGAAAGTGAGTGGTTGCCCAGAATTGTGTTACGTAAATTTCAATATCCCTGATTAGGTTTTATAACCTTAATGTGCTCATTCTGCTTGCATAGCcttatgtttgcttttgtcttgacGCAAGTGCGTTTTGCTtgtaaaatacagttttaatcCATATCCATCACATTTATTGACGTGTGACACATGTCATTAGCTAATCGAAAATGCTGGAACCTGGTATATAGCGATATGGTTAAAGAATTTGACGGGATGACTTATGTCCTATTCCATAAATGACCTGCAAAGTTTTAAATGTTCCAAGAAAAATTACCTGTATGTCTGCTGGTGCCGTCCAGACTAGCAAACTCAATGTAGTCCTCCCGGGCGTCTGCCCAGTATATGCGGTCATTGATAAAGTCCAGTGTCAGTCCATTGGGCCATGTGATCTTATCCTGTATTAGCACGCTTCTATTCGTGCCATCCATGCCGATTCTTCCAATGTGGGGGTTGTCGCCCCAGTCAGACCAGTACAGGTACCTACACAAAAAGAAGTAGGATTACATGCACGGTAGATACATGTTGTATTCTTGCAAGCACACGTGAGTTCTCACCCATAGCGCACATCCACAGCCACAGCGCGAGGTTCCCTCAAACCACTGTTAACCAGCACTGTCCGATAAGCGCCGTTAAGTTTGGACACCTCAATGGTGTCCCTGCCTTTGTCGCACCAGTACAAGTTTCCACCGACCCAATCCACTGCCACACCGTCAGGGTTGCTCAAAGAGGTCCGGTGCAATACCTGCGAGTCAAATGTTTAACCTATGCGCATCACCACGGGTAATGCAATGATATGTAGTTGTCGACACACCTCCATGCTGCTGCCATTCATATGCATGCGCCTGATCATGCTTCCCTGAGTGGTGACATCAGTCCAGTAGATCATCTGCTCTGCGTAGTGGAAATCCAGTGCCACGGCATTATTCAGACCCTAAAACAAAAGCGGTATGGAGTTCGCGGgaagcagaaaaagaaaaaaagaacactaaCAATCTCTCATTTCTTTTCTCTACCTGTTTAATAAGAGTGTAGTTGGAACCGTCCAGGTTGAGCTTTCTCAGGTAGTATCGGTTGGCAAAGATCAAGTAGGCCTCCTcctctgcacacaaaaatattttgagcGTGTCATATTGAGCAAGGAAATGCTCCTATTATCCAAATCAGGGACGTACCTGATGTGGATTTGCAGATGGTGGGATCATTGGGGCTGAGTTCAAAGCCATCCACGCAGAGGCAGTGGAAGCTGCCGTGTGTGTTGATACAGCGCTGAGTACAAGGATAGGTGGTGGTGCACTCATCCACGTCCACACACGTCTTCCCATCGCGCTTCAACTGGAACCCGGGATGGCATCTGCACTAAAAGTGCCAAGTGCAAAAGAGAGGTTAACGTCTTTGTGATCATCTTCAGAAGCCACTGGCAATAGTCATTCAATCTATGTGAacatttaacaaatgaaagtggaaggtTTTCAAGTTGGCCCTTACTTACATCATCAGATTTTTCTCAAAGCGcccttgggggggaaaaattggGACACCCCTGCAGTATACAGTTCACATTGCTCGTATCCTAAAAGCTGAATTTACACAATCACTCAAGCTAATTCTACATTCTGCACTTTGGTTTTGGGCTGAGTGGACTGATATTTCATTCATGCCACATGTCATGCATGTATAGAATATTTAACAATAAAGTTCACTGTGTCAGACAGGTGAACCCGTGGAGGCACACTCTCTGATTTTTGAAAGCAGCTCTGAGCTGAGCCTCGTGACTACAAACATGAAAGTTCAGGCAtagttcaaaatgttttttaaacaccCCTTTCAGCAAAAAGAGTCAAGTTTTACACAAGCCCATGCCCCAAGTCAGTTTCTACCCCTTGCAGCCCACTTCTATGTCAAAATGAGCGAATTAGTCCTCAAGTTATCCTTCCTCATTGAAACAAATGGAAATACCATTCATCTACAAAAAACAAGAACTCTTCTAAGAAGGGGTGAGTCAGGTTGTTTGGACAGCTGCAAAATGGGGAGAGGGGTTCACTGAGATGTCCTACCTTATAGCCAATCTTCAAGTCATCACAGAGTTGAGAGCAGCCACTCAGTTTACTGTGAAGACACTCATTGATGAAGCAGTTGAGTTCATCTGAGCCATCACCACAGTCATCATTCCGGTCGCACAGCAGAGTCTCGTTCAAACATTTCCCGTTGCGGCACATGAAGGCCGACTCGTTACATGTCCTCTCTGAAATCCCACGGCATGTTATGTTATGCTTGTTAAATCCATGCAAGACCAGGGATTGTAACTTTTTCATTTCTAGCCTGGCATTCCAACCTGAGTCAGTGCACCGCGGGTTCTTGGGAGCTTCGTCCGAGTGATCTTGACAGTCAAATTCTCCATCACACTCCCATCTCTTTTGATTGAGGCAACGGCCGTTGGCGCAGCGGAACTCATGAGGACCGCACGTTGGATATTCTGCCAAAGGAAATAAAGTTACTTCAAGACACTCCACCATTTGGAGTGGATGTTTTCTTTCCAAAATTTCCCAACTTAGACTGCACACACTCACCACACTCAGGAGATTCGTCTGAACCGTCAGCACAGTCAATGTCATGATCGCACACAAAGTGCTTGGGAATACACTGCCTGCTCTGGCACATGAACTCGTTGTCGTCACACGTGTTGTTGGTGTACACTAAAGGTGGAAAAGAATACATTTGGGAATAAAGATGAATAATAACGCAGGGTTAATGCACAACTCACAGCATCCGGCCTTGACGCTCTCGTCAGCTCCATCGGGACAGTCCTTGTCTCCATCGCACTTCCAAAGCTGGGGCACACACATATGAGAGCCGGGACACTGGAAGGCTTCAGGACTGCAGGTTTTGGATTCTGGGTTcattggaaatgaaaatgatgCTGTTTAATGACAAGCACTCGCAAAATTCAAGGGGTTTTATTAAAACCTTTTGATTTGGTGAACTATAATTAAACAGAAATGTACAAAGTTGATGGTTGGCTATTAATCAGAAAGTAGTAGGTGGATACAAAGTTCAGGATAAATTGCAGCACACATTTTGAGGAAATGTCCCACCTACAACTATGATAAATTAGAGAAATTATGTTGGCAATGGCTTACTGCATTTCTCATCCTCGTCCGTTCCATCCCCGCAGTCATCAGAGCCGTCACACACCCAGTTGCTGGAAATGCAACGGTGGTTTCCACATTCAAATTGGGTGGATGAACAAAATTTGTCTGGAGAGGAAAACAAAGTTTCTCTTAAAGTAGGTGACATAGGCAACGGGGCCCacgcaaaaacacacaagaaaacATCATGTTTTTTGAATCACTGTTAGAATGAGTTTGCTGCTAGTGTTACAAACATTTTGTCCCAGTGTTCAAATTGTGCCATAAACTACTGGTATGAACTTTGTAAGAGCAGAATTTTCATACATAAAGTCTTGTACTAATTGGACTTTGAATTACTGATAATGGTAATATTAGACTGACCGCAGTGTGTCTCATCGGCTCCATTCTCACAGTCATTTTCCTTATCACAAGTCCAGCTCATTGGGATGCAGCGCCCACTGGGGCAAGCAAAGAAGTTTCCAGGGCATTTAAGCTTACGCTTATCTGTTAAAGCAAACCAAGGAACAAGAAGTTGGCCATAATGcgcttaaagaaaaaaagaggcttAAAAGTAGGTGAAGCTACGCACCCGGGCAGTTCCTCTCATCGGAGAAGTCCCCGCAGTCGTTGTTGCCGTCACACACCCACGATGACAGATAACACAGGGTGGTTTTCTCGCAGCTCTGGAAGGAGGCGCCTTTCGCTCCCAAGCGGAAGAAACGGGAGCAGTCGGTGGGTTCTGAGAGAGCAAAGAAAGTCAGTTTGAAGAGCCTGAAGAAAATCTCTCATTAAGTGATCTTACGGCAGTTCATTTCATCGCTGGCATCCTCGCAGTTCACCACCTGGTCGCAGCGGCTAAAGTTGGAGATACAGCTGCCATCTTTGCATTGGAACTCCCCTACTTTGCACAGGGTCACTACAAGCAAGCAGTTAAAATCATATAGGTCAACAGAATGTCAATGCAAATGAAAACTTCCTTGCACTTAAACTAGCTCCGAAGCAAAACACAAGATCACACATCAACAAAATGCAATGTAAAATAATATGCATTGATGTCGATAACTTACTGTTGCAGGGCATTTCGTCAGAGTTGTCGCCACAATCGTCTTTGCCGTCACACCAGAACTGATGACCGATGCAGCAGCCATTCATGCAACGTCTGTAGCCTTTCTTACAAATTCGATTGGCTACACACAAACAGtacaacagaaaaaaactgtTATTAACTGTTTGTCTTTATTTCTGTCAATTGAAATCATGCCAAACCTACcactaaacaaaaaataaaagagatAAGGGCCTTTTCTTTGTTGCCTTTTCAAGTATTTAAGGTAAGTAAAGATACATTAGGTAAACTATTATTTATTGTGACTGTTTGCTTAGCTGCTTGTGCACTTCACTTTGTTTTGAAGGTGTCAGGAGAATCAAAACAGTTTAACGAGggtcaaataataaataaacatataatCACGTTTatcttttcatatttaaaagcCAAACATGGAGAAAATTTGAAACCCATTAACCTCCTCCACCTCAGAAAGTAACCCAGACAGTTTGGGGACTTCATTTTAACATATTGCCAGTAGAGTTTATAGTTGTATGAATCCCTACCGCAGTAGGACTGCTTTTCATCAGACTTGTCCTTGCAGTGGGCCATGCCGTCACAGGTCAAGTTGTAGTTGATGCAATCGCCATTTCCACATTCAAAGTCATCCACACTCCTGCATGATGTGTTCAGTgctgataaagaaaaaaaaatcatggagtTGTATTTCTTCAACCCCATTTGTGTTCACaagttgaaataaatgactttctTCATTCCTTACAAGAGCAGGTGCTGTCTTCCAGAAGTTGTCTGTCTCCACGGCAACTGCAGTTCACCCTCCCGTCAGATGTGGGTAGACACAGGTCTTGGCAGCCTCCGTTATTTGTGCGGCAAGGAGAAAACTCACCTGAAGGATGCATGACAAAGTAGGGTGGAACTATGTTAGGGTGAGCATTCTATTATCTCTGCAATAAAGGACTCAACAGAAGAAGAACATTCAAAAGGAATGTAACTGCCTGATGCCAATTATGGAAAATCAACTGCAATGAATGCAACTCACAGCTGTTGGTGTCATTGGCCACTGCAACAATTCCCATTGGCTGCTGAGGGATGTCAGCTCGCAGTAATTTCATGTCTCCACCTGTGTATTTGTCAGCTCGGAGGACAGACCTCCTCACCCAATCTGTCCAAAAGATGTAATCGCCGTACACGGCCAAGCCAAACGGATGCACGGGCTCGTTCTTCAATAACACCTAAATGGACCACAATGGGGGGCTCATTACAGATACAGCATGACTTTGAGATGAGGTGAATTTACTCTGTGACCATGCTTGTAATCGAGAGTAAAAGCAACATCAGTTTTAAGAAATGGAACACTTTATGCATGATAATGTCATACTGTAATCCAAATGATACATGGAACTTCTGTGGCCCACTCCTTAGCCACTTTGAAGCAATAATGAACAGCCACGGGggcaaaaaaaacttgaaaactctaaattgccctaggtatgagtgtgagcgtgaatggttgcccgtctccttgtgccctgccattgcctggccaccaattcagggtgtcccttgcccgATTCCCATAGTTAGCAGAATCCATCCTTACATATCGGCTGCTCCCGTCATACTCGCAGCGTTCTATCTTGTCCAACGTGGCGTCCGAGAAGTAGAGCTTTTCTGCTTTGTGGTCAATAGCGAGGCCGTTGGGAGTTTTGATATCACTGCCGATGATCGCCAACACGTTAGCCCCATTCAGGGAGGCCCTCATGATACTGGGAGTCTGCTCGTTCCAGTTTGTCCAGAACATGAGACTGCGGGGAGCATCAAGAAAACAAACACAGGACTGATAATATAATCTGCAGCAAGCTTTGCGAAAACATGCCACTGAATAAAAGTAATGGCTGAGCAAAGGGAAACAAACGACTCGTTGGGAAGAAAGCAGAGTGAAAAGCAGTTGGACTTGTGCCCGGCCGGCCTGGCCATGTTTCGTTATTAATGACTCACTCTTGACACTCATCCAGCACAAAGGCTCTGGGGTGGTCTTCACCAGACATGGTGACCACAGTGTTGCGGTTGTAGGCCACAGAGCGGCTCTGGTCCACAGTGTGGCGAGTAATGGTGGAGGTTGTGTAACTGGTCCAATAGAGCGTATCCCAACCATGGTGGTACGCCAGGCCCTCAACTGAACCGACATCTGGGAAGAAAGGGTGGAAGTGGCTCTTTAAAGAACATTTATGAGATGCTGTATTGCTGTCAAGCTAATAAATAAGAATCACAATCAAATCGTTTGACTAGGAAGCGACAGGATTATGCATCTAATACAAACGTCTATAAAACTTTATAAACATACTTAAAACATCTTTTTCAGCCTTCATTTTTCTCAAACCTCTGCACCGATGTCTGATAAGAAATTGCCATTATTTTAGACCGAAACAAATAAGAGAAGTGAAACTACACATCTGCGCCACACTGCTGTTCTTGGCGTGAGTTTAAAGCGCGTGTGTCGTCTTGACACTGCATGGCTGAGTGCCTGCACATACAAATACAACCCCCTGTGGCTGACCCTCTTCACGGTTGGGAAGAGAACTGGCACGGAACAGCTTGACAAGTGAGCCTTGGGGGAGGCCAACGCACAGCAGCTGTGTACGCCCACTTCTTCGTGAAGACGGCATCCCGTCTTCCTAAAACACGGAATTGCACTCTACCATGGGCTCCGATGTGCGAGAGTCTATTTGTTCTCAGTGGTACTATTAATGACCTTTATGATCACTCAACGCAACCATAAAAACAAGAACTATCCATGCAGAAAGTCAATAGAGCTCTTTGAGACATTTACAGGAATCAGCCACAAGTTCCCAAAATGGATCGCTGTACATCAATTGGACTAAATGCACCTAAAAGACCAGTAACAACCTAAAAACATAGTCATACTTTTTCAGTTCACAATTAAATAATAACAGTCAGAATGGGAATGAATCAAATTGGTTCTATATATACAGTGTTACATAAGTGGGGGTTTTACAGCAACACTCCCCTTGTTATCTTGTCTTGTGCAAACAGTGGGAGAAACCTTTTGAAGACCATTACCAAAGTATTTGTAGTATGAAGGATGGTCAGGACTGTAATGGCTGGTTGTTGTACCAGCAGAGTCGACTTGCTTAAAGCTTGGGACTTTCGTTTGAGTGAACCACTCAAGTTACCACCTACCACAGTGCTCAACTACTAGATCCAGCTGCCTTTAAAGAAGAAGGACTTTCAACAAATCTTCAGAAAGAATTGGAACACTGTGTACGGACGGCAAAAATCAATTCAGACATGGACTACTACTGCAACGACTGCTCTGTAAGGTCATGTTCTTTTGTTTCCTAGCAAAACCGAGCATTCAGCAATTCGGCGAGAGTGGACGATGGGCAAACAGCACACAGAATTGCGAAATAAGtgattttctatatttattttaatgtgggATTCGTGTAGAACTGAGAAAATCAAATGCAGAGGTGAGCCGTATGAGTGGTCAACTTTACTCATTGCTATTATTACAGGAGTGTGTCATTGCTGAGTCCTTTGACGCCCACCCTGGTGCTTAACAGGCTATTAGATTTATGGGTTAGTCAACTTTAACAGCAAAAACATGGCAATGTCGGAGCAGCATGTAAATATAAGTGAAGTCGGACAAAGAAACAGGGAAGAGGAAGCTGTGATTAAGGTTCTGGTGCCCCTCCTGGATGGTCTAATCCTGGTGACCGGACTGCTGGGACAAATCTTGGTCATCACAACCTTAACAGGTCGGAGGCGGAAAGATCACCATCCTCCACATGGGACCGATACCTTGCTGCTGGCCCTGAGCGCGGCCGACTTGCTACTGCTGCTTTGTCTGCCCTTCCACACGTCAGCCATCACATTGGGATTCTGGCCATTTGGGAGCTTCCTGTGCAAAGGCGTCAGCTTCCTCAGCGTGGCCTGCTCATCTGCATCAGTTTTCACCTTGGCGGCACTGGCCGTGACTCGTTACCTCACGGTGGTGCATCCCACTTGGGCGTACCGCTGGAGAATGCACAGTCGTGTCAAAATGACGGTAGCGCTTCTATGGCTTCCGGCCTCGGCTCTGGCGGCACCCCAGTTTGCCTTCCGTACAGTTACCACCTCGAGAGCTG includes the following:
- the LOC144071886 gene encoding galanin receptor type 1, with the translated sequence MAMSEQHVNISEVGQRNREEEAVIKVLVPLLDGLILVTGLLGQILVITTLTGRRRKDHHPPHGTDTLLLALSAADLLLLLCLPFHTSAITLGFWPFGSFLCKGVSFLSVACSSASVFTLAALAVTRYLTVVHPTWAYRWRMHSRVKMTVALLWLPASALAAPQFAFRTVTTSRAVYCFAFLSDFSQLVYSIGLFFFGFALPLGIIVLMYAKIYCFLQHARLFGNAPQLERYQSQVTHTSALLVLVFTLLWLPSYVLMFSFIGGTIQGSKGYNTIAVLPRLLASSVAVVNPVLYGLMSRKFRRELLKLGRERWIFCKNSLVACPHMMMGGDMVQTFDLDTSSDT